The DNA region CGACGTGACGCTCGAGCGAGGCCGACAGCACGGCGTCCAGGGCGCCGTCGACGTAGGCCGACAGCAGTCCCGGAGACGCGTGCCAACCGGTGGTCGTGGTCATCCCAGCTCCTCCAGTCGCAGATCAGCCAACGACGCGCGCATCTGGGCCTTGGCCCGGTGCAGGCGGGTCTTGAGGGTGTTCTGCCGGACGCCGAGGAGGCGGCTGGCCTCCCGGGTGGTCAGCCCGTCCAGCACGCACGCCTGGACCACGGCCCGGAACTCCGGCGAGAGCCTCCGCAACGCCTCGCCCAGGTCGCCGTACTCGACGCCGAGCAGGACGACGTCCTCCGCCGCCGGCAGGGTCGCGGGCGCGCTGGACCAGTCCGGCACCAGCACCACGTCCTTGCGGCGACGCAGCCGGGACACCATGCGCCGGAACGCGATCCCCCACAACCACGCCGCCAGATCGCCCTCCCCGCGCCATCGCGCGGCATCGCGCCACATCGCCACGAAGGTGTCCTGGACGACGTCGAGGACCACCTCCCGGTCGTTGCAGCGTCGTATCAGCCGCGCGGTGAGCCACGGGGCGTGCCGCTCGTAGAGCTCGCGCATCGCACCCAGGTCGCCGTCGGCCGCTGCATGGAGCAGCTCCGAGTCCGCGAGGTCCGGCGAGGTGTGATCCGACACACTCTCACTGTCGCAGGCGAGGTGCGGTTCGGTTCCACGATCGGCAGATCAACTTGCTCGCGCCGACCCGG from Nocardioides sambongensis includes:
- a CDS encoding RNA polymerase sigma factor; the encoded protein is MSDHTSPDLADSELLHAAADGDLGAMRELYERHAPWLTARLIRRCNDREVVLDVVQDTFVAMWRDAARWRGEGDLAAWLWGIAFRRMVSRLRRRKDVVLVPDWSSAPATLPAAEDVVLLGVEYGDLGEALRRLSPEFRAVVQACVLDGLTTREASRLLGVRQNTLKTRLHRAKAQMRASLADLRLEELG